In Hyperolius riggenbachi isolate aHypRig1 chromosome 10, aHypRig1.pri, whole genome shotgun sequence, a genomic segment contains:
- the LOC137536659 gene encoding olfactory receptor 5F1-like: protein MNSTSEIVFTLTGLTDKTELGILLFVIFLLLYITMVMGNVGIMTLIIVDRHLHKPMYFFLSNLSMVDLIFSSAVTPKMLRDLLCETRTISFVGCALQMCFFMSFATTEGLLLAVMAYDRYVAICMPLLYGILMNYVLCRQMVVAAYFGGLMNGLVHTTLVFHLNFCKSKIIDHFFCDIPPLYKLSCSNIFINVAVLVLFGGFLAVSSFLLIIISYTKIVLAILKIQSSQGRYKTFNTCASHMTAVSIFYGTAFFTYLRPSTSFGQQQDLLTSVFYSVLIPVLNPLIYSFRNAEVKYAVHNIIAKKITRHFA, encoded by the exons ATGAATTCGACTTCAGAAATAGTCTTTACCCTCACAGGGCTCACTGACAAGACTGAGCTTGGCATTTTACTATTTGTTATATTTCTGCTTCTTTATATCACAATGGTTATGGGTAACGTGGGCATTATGACTCTAATCATTGTGGACAGGCATCTTCACAAGCCCATGTACTTTTTTCTGAGCAACCTATCCATGGTGGACCTCATCTTTTCTTCAGCAGTCACCCCTAAAATGCTGAGGGACTTGTTATGTGAAACCAGGACCATCTCTTTTGTTGGTTGTGCATTGCAGATGTGCTTCTTTATGTCCTTTGCAACCACTGAGGGTCTTCTTCTAGCAGTTATGGCCTATGATCGCTATGTGGCCATCTGCATGCCATTGTTGTATGGAATTCTCATGAACTACGTCTTGTGCCGCCAGATGGTGGTTGCTGCCTATTTTGGAGGCTTGATGAATGGTCTTGTGCACACTACTTTGGTATTTCATCTAAACTTCTGCAAGTCCAAGATCATCGATCATTTCTTTTGTGATATTCCACCCCTCTATAAGCTATCTTGCTCCAATATATTCATAAATGTAGCTGTTCTGGTCTTATTTGGAGGTTTCCTTGCTGTGAGCAGTTTCCTTCTTATCATTATCTCATACACCAAAATTGTCTTGGCTATTTTAAAAATTCAGTCTTCTCAGGGCAGATACAAGACATTTAATACCTGTGCTTCCCACATGACTGCAGTCAGCATCTTTTATGGGACTGCCTTCTTTACATATCTACGCCCATCAACCAGCTTTGGCCAACAGCAGGACTTGTTGACATCTGTTTTCTACAGTGTACTTATACCAGTGCTAAATCCTCTGATATATAGTTTTCGGAATGCTGAGGTTAAa TATGCTGTACATAACATAATCGCTAAAAAAATTACACgacattttgcataa